The Ramlibacter algicola genome segment CATGCGTCGCGCGTGGCGAACAGATCGGCCAGGTTCCACGTCTGCTCGGGATCGACTTCGGCGCGCGTGAGGGGCTTGTTCATGGCCAAAGTATCGCCTGCTGGGCCAGCGCCTCCCGCCGGGAACCTTTGGCGCGCGGTCGAGGTCCACCCTGCCATGCTGCGTGCCTTCCGCGACCTCCTGAACGACATCCTTCCTTCCGACACCGCCGCCCCGCCGGGCGAGCCGTCCTTGCGCCTCGCGGCGGCCGTGCTGCTGATGGAAGTGATGCGCGCCGACGGCGGCGGCATCGGCGCCGACGAGCGCCATGCCGCGGCCGTGGCCCTGCAGGAGCAGTTCGGCCTGGCCGACGGGGAATGGGAACCGCTGCTGCGCCAGGCCGAACAGGAATCGCGCACGGCCTACGACTACTTCCGCTTCACCAATCCCCTGGACCAGCAGCTGGCACAGCCCGCCAAGGTCGACTTCATCGAAGCGATGTGGCGCGTCGCGCTGGCCGACGACCAGCTCGGCGTGGCGGAGAACTCGGTGATCCGGCAGGTGGCCGAGCTGCTGCACGTCACGCACGGCGAGTACATCGCCGCCAAGCTGCATGCGCGCGAGGCGCAGGGCGCAGCCTGATCAGGCGCCGGGCGGGCGCAACGCGAAGAAGTCGGGCCGCACCGCCTCGTAGCCCGCCGCCACGTCCAGCAGGAAGGCATCCGCGCCATGCGGCGCGAGCAGCTGCACGCCCATGGGCCAGCCCCGCTGCGGATGGAATGCGGCGGGCAGGCTGATCGCGGGCAGCGCGCCGAGCGTCGCGTAGATCGTGCACTCCATCCAGCGGTGGTAGGTGTCCATCGCGCGGCCGGCAACGGATTGCGGCCAGCGCTGCCCGACCGGGAACGGCCAGGCCTGCGCGACCGGCAGCGCCAGGACATCCCAGCGCTCGAACAGCCTTCGCAGGTGGTGGAACCAGCGCGTGCGCTGCTGGCTCGCGGCGTGGAATTGCGCGAACGTCAGCTCCCGCGAGCCCTCGTATTCCCACAGCGCTTCCGGCTTGATCTGCTCCCGCGCGTTCGGCAGCGCGAGCAGCGCCTGCACGCGCGGACCCACGAGCGCACGCCGCCACGTGAGCCAGCAGTCCCACAGCGGCGCCGGATCGACGCCGAGCGCCGCGTCTTCCACGATCGCGCCGGCGTCTTCGAAATGCGCCAGGCCCCCGCGGCACGCATCGAGCACGCCGTCTTCGGTGGCGAGATGGCCGCCGAGATCACCCAGCCAGCCGACCTTCAAGCCACGCAAGGCCGATGCGCGATCGGCGCGCGGCGTCCACTCGAAGCGCGACTGCAGTGACAACGGGACGCGCGCATCCGGCCCGGCTTGCACCTGCAGCAGGCGCGCGACGTCGTCGACCGTGCGGCCCATCGGCCCTTCGG includes the following:
- a CDS encoding TerB family tellurite resistance protein, producing the protein MLRAFRDLLNDILPSDTAAPPGEPSLRLAAAVLLMEVMRADGGGIGADERHAAAVALQEQFGLADGEWEPLLRQAEQESRTAYDYFRFTNPLDQQLAQPAKVDFIEAMWRVALADDQLGVAENSVIRQVAELLHVTHGEYIAAKLHAREAQGAA
- a CDS encoding amidase, which gives rise to MGELTDFDASQLSARIHARQVSCREVMQAFLERIHRINPAFNAIVNLAPDEALLALADERDAELARGESRGWLHGIPQAIKDLSETTGFPTTRGSPLLAKHRAPRDSVMVERMRAAGCIVVGRTNTPELGLGSHTFNELFGATRNAWDPAVSPGGSSGGAAVALAQRLLPVADGSDFMGSLRNPAGWNHVIGMRPTSGRVPLGPGPDVWVEQLGTEGPMGRTVDDVARLLQVQAGPDARVPLSLQSRFEWTPRADRASALRGLKVGWLGDLGGHLATEDGVLDACRGGLAHFEDAGAIVEDAALGVDPAPLWDCWLTWRRALVGPRVQALLALPNAREQIKPEALWEYEGSRELTFAQFHAASQQRTRWFHHLRRLFERWDVLALPVAQAWPFPVGQRWPQSVAGRAMDTYHRWMECTIYATLGALPAISLPAAFHPQRGWPMGVQLLAPHGADAFLLDVAAGYEAVRPDFFALRPPGA